One stretch of Eupeodes corollae chromosome 2, idEupCoro1.1, whole genome shotgun sequence DNA includes these proteins:
- the LOC129947454 gene encoding transmembrane protein 70 homolog, mitochondrial, whose amino-acid sequence MIALRALYPGVRQFIVNPAIPNQTAFFKHSLKTLTVGGLPSISKHFNRTFASAKTPESDETLIYHGSLAPRMKAVKIFSLTTSLTGLAAQPILMEQGMKIGGTGMAVALCTVAGFFTFVTPLLLHFITKKYVTEIHYNAKTDEYTATTISILLYKIKTKFRPSDVTVPDVPGMFTSFKVKNKPLFIEPTLFDNTDHYVKIMGYDKPIDFKLNVQPEETNNQMQTPTQGSQSSQKESRK is encoded by the exons atgattgcCTTACGAGCTCTCTATCCGGGTGTCCGACAATTCATAGTTAATCCCGCGATACCAAATCAAACAGCATTTTTTAAGCATTCACTGAAAACCCTCACTGTTGGAGGACTTCCTTCCATTAGTAAGCATTTCAATCGCACATTTGCCTCAGCAAAAACGCCAGAATCTGATGAAACTCTAATCTATCACGGATCCCTCGCACCTCGCATGAAAGCAGTCAAAATCTTTTCACTCACCACCAGTCTTACCGGGCTTGCCGCCCAACCGATTCTCATGGAACAAGGAATGAAGATAGGTGGCACCGGAATGGCAGTGGCTCTATGCACAGTTGCTGGATTCTTTACATTTGTGACACCTTTGCTGTTGCATTTCATCACCAAGAAATACGTCACCGAGATTCATTACAATGCTAAGACCGACGAGTATACCGCGACGACAATATCCattttattgtataaaattaag ACAAAGTTCAGGCCGAGCGATGTTACAGTTCCAGACGTACCAGGGATGTTCACATccttcaaagtcaaaaacaaaccTCTGTTCATTGAGCCAACCTTGTTCGACAACACCGACCACTACGTGAAGATCATGGGCTACGACAAACCGATCGACTTCAAATTGAACGTGCAACCAGAAGAAACCAACAACCAAATGCAAACACCCACACAGGGAAGTCAAAGTAGCCAAAAAGAAAGTAGAAAGTAA